GCGACGCGCCGAAAAGCGGCAACTCCGGAGGCGGCTGGGAACTAAGGAGACATGCCCGACGAACGCACAGACTTTCCAGCCGACAAACTCAATGCCGTCACTCCCAACGATCCCGAAGCGCGAGCTCGCATCGAAGCCTTAAAACGCGAGCTCGCCGCGGATCGCCCGACGGCGGCAAACATTCAATCTCACGTCACGGAGCTACGCAAACACGCGTCGCTTCGTGATCTCGTTACCGCATGGTTCGAGAGCCCCCGCACGCAGGCGTTTATCGAGGAGCTAACGGCGGCCGGTCTGTAGCGCCAGCTCCTCGTGATGCATGTCCGTAATGAACATGTGTCCGGGCTCGTGCACGATCACATACGGAATGCGGCTTTCGATAGCGACATGCTGCGGCGTGACGCCGCAGCCCCAAAACACCGGGATCTCTCCACGCTCGAGTGTGACTGCGTCGCCCTCGTCGGGATGATCGAGACGCCGAATGCCGATGGCTTCGGGGTCGCCCCAATGTACGGGCTCACCGTGCGCAGCGCGATACGGACGCGTGACCTCACGAACGGTTTCAACATCTTCCGGCTTGAACGGACGCATGCTGACCACCATATGACCCCACAGACGTCCGGCCGGCATCAATCGCAGCGAGGTGCGGTACATCGGAACGCTCTTTCCTTCAGCGTGATGTCGCATCGGGAACCCGGCTTGTTCGAGCGCATACTCAAACGTGTACGAGCAACCGATCAAGAACGTAACAAAATCTTCGTGCCAGAGATCGAGAATGTCGTGCCGCTTGTCCAGGAGCAAACCTTTACGATAAACGCGGTATTGCGAAAGGTCCGTGCGAATGTCCGCATCCGGCGCACATTGCGGCGTGAACTTTCCCGGCGGCAGCGTTTCGATCAACGCGCACGGCACGGGATTGCGGGCACAGAGATCGGCCATTTCACCGGCGTGATCGCTCGGAATGACGACGAGGTTCGTCTGCACGTACTGCGGCGCAAGACCCGCAGTCGGTCCGTCGTATTCGCCCGAACGAATTGCCGCACGAATCTCCGCCGGCTCGGCTTCACGCAGATTCACGGAAATGAAGGCACAACGGGAACCGGCGTACGCCGCGGCTGCGGAATGCCTGTCGGCGACGCTCGCGGTGTCGTCAGCGGCTGGGGTGTAAAGACCATCGTCGGTGCGACGCTCGGATTCGCCGAATTGAACGGCGTCGCCGTCGCCACCGGCGAGGGACCCGGCATTTCAACTGTCACGACTTTTCGTACAGCGTCAAAGCTTGCGCTTCCCCCGAGATCGCGCACGACCGTTCCCAGTCGCACGTAAATCGTCCCGTCGGCTTCCGCAATTACATCGAGCGGCGTCCTGACTACGACACGTTTCCCGTTGCCTTCGAACGTAATGGCAAGGTCCCGCGGATCGATTTGCACGCGTTCTGCGATCCTACGCACGATGGGATCGATCGGGGCATAGACGAATCCGTCCGGACTCACCCACGCCGGTTGTGACGACGGTAACGACATACCGCCGAGGACGACCGTGACGACGATGAACGCGATCACTTCGGGACGAATACGTCCCGGTGCGGCGATTGATCGGCATCCTGCGTGCAGCCGGCGTCCGTTTTTCCCGCGATGGATGCGCGTTTCTCGCCCAAGCACTGGCATACAATGCTGTCTTTGCCATGATTCCGCTCGGGTTGCTCGCGATCGCGGTCTTCGGCTTCATCTTCGGCTCGCAAGACGGTCAGGATCTCGTGCTCTCGACGATCGATGACGTCGCTCCGGCGTTGCACGATCTCTTGGCCGACAACCTCAAGAACGCAATCGCCGTGCGCGGTATCTCGGGCGCAATCGCCGTCGTCGCGCTCATATGGTCCGGCAAGAATCTCTTTCAAGGTTTGGCGTTCGCTCTCAACCGTGCGCTGAACGTACCGGCCGGCCGACCGCTGGTTCACGACATTGCATTGGCGATCGTCATGCTTCCGGCGATGGGACTGCTCTTACTGCTCTCGACGTTTGTCCCGCCGGCGGTAACCTACCTCGCGCACGCCGGAGGCTTTTCATCGCCGGTCCTCGCGCAGCTTACAGCGTTCGGCGTATCGATCTTTTTGATCTTCGTCGTGGCTGCTACGCTCTATCGGTTCTTGCCGAATCGCAAGCTGCCGTGGAGTTTCGGGATCTCCGGGGCGATCTTTACGGCCATCGCATACGAGGTCGCTCAGATTGCGTTCACGATTTTCACCGCGCGTACGAATCTCTTTCACGTCTATGGCGCGCTTTCGACTGTCCTCGCGTTACTGCTCTGGTTCTATCTCTTAGGCAACATCTTCTTATATGGTGCCGAAATCAGCGCGGTAGGGCTCGAAGAGGGGGCTCCGCCGCTCTTGGGGACGAATACGCAATAGTGCGTCCCCGTATACTTATGGCGCTTGCCCTGCTATCAGCGAGCGTCTGCTGGCTTGGCGCGATATCGCCTTCGCTTCTCCCACCGCCGCTCGTCGTCGTCTATCCGCTGACCGTGAACGGTGATGCGCAAAAAGACTCCGGCGAACGCCTCGCGGTAATGTTCGCTCAGCAGCTCTCGGACAACGGCGTCAAAGTTGTGCCGCCTGTCCCCGGAACGCAGCGAACGGATTTCTTGATCTCGGCGCGCCAGCTCGGCTGCGACTATTACATCACCGGTTTCATCACGCCGCTCGGCGCAGAAGTCAGCGTTGTCGAACAAGTGGTCAGCACCTCGAGCGGCACCGTCGTCGCCAGCAACTCGGTACAATTCCTAACGTACTCGGATGCGAATGGCCAAGGCGCGCTCCTCGGACAAATGATTCACGAGCACGCTGAACGTGCGCTGGCGTCGCTACAAGAGAATCCACAACCGTCGGCGACTGCCGAACCTAAAGAGTCGCCGGGAGCGAACCTCGAGAAACTCGGCGGCCTCTTCAAGAGAAAAGGCAAGGCAAAGGCGACGCCGGCTCCGACCGTCCCGCCGGATGAAGCTGCGTCAGGTCCGACGCCGACTCCGGGACCAACGGCAACGGGAGTCACGATCCAACAAATGGAGTTCCCGGCGCCGCCTACCAGCAAGCCCAGCAGCTAGAGGGCTTCACCCTCGACGAGACCCGGGGGTAGTTCGACGCGAATCAGACGCGCATCGACATCGATCTCGCGTACGAACGCGCGAACGAGAGGTACCATTGCGCCGCCCTCGAGCTCCAGCACGTCTTGTGCGGGATAATGGCGCACCGCGCGAACAACGCCGATCGTCCGTTCGCCATCGAGCAACGCGCAGCCGATAAGGTCGTCGTCTAAATACTCGTTCTCGGCGAGCGCGGCGTTATCGCGCGACGTCCAG
Above is a genomic segment from Candidatus Baltobacteraceae bacterium containing:
- a CDS encoding YihY/virulence factor BrkB family protein, giving the protein MRRLIGILRAAGVRFSRDGCAFLAQALAYNAVFAMIPLGLLAIAVFGFIFGSQDGQDLVLSTIDDVAPALHDLLADNLKNAIAVRGISGAIAVVALIWSGKNLFQGLAFALNRALNVPAGRPLVHDIALAIVMLPAMGLLLLLSTFVPPAVTYLAHAGGFSSPVLAQLTAFGVSIFLIFVVAATLYRFLPNRKLPWSFGISGAIFTAIAYEVAQIAFTIFTARTNLFHVYGALSTVLALLLWFYLLGNIFLYGAEISAVGLEEGAPPLLGTNTQ
- a CDS encoding putative hydro-lyase, with translation MNLREAEPAEIRAAIRSGEYDGPTAGLAPQYVQTNLVVIPSDHAGEMADLCARNPVPCALIETLPPGKFTPQCAPDADIRTDLSQYRVYRKGLLLDKRHDILDLWHEDFVTFLIGCSYTFEYALEQAGFPMRHHAEGKSVPMYRTSLRLMPAGRLWGHMVVSMRPFKPEDVETVREVTRPYRAAHGEPVHWGDPEAIGIRRLDHPDEGDAVTLERGEIPVFWGCGVTPQHVAIESRIPYVIVHEPGHMFITDMHHEELALQTGRR